From Faecalicatena sp. Marseille-Q4148:
AGAAGTAAATTCTTTATCATTGCTTAATACTGCTTCGTTTATCACGTTCTCTATCTCCTTTCCAATAAATTTTGTACCACTATTACTATTTCTATTTCTTCCATACATATCTTACAAATTTCTCTCGCTGACCTCATATTTTTTCTCTGGTAACATTAACACATTCTTTCTACTTCTAAATCACTCATCCAACATATATTCCATTTTACTTATAAGCATCAATTATTCTCCAAACTCAATGTTATTTAATTTTATTATAACACAGACACTTTTATTTTTACAGACAGCAAAAAGTCTAAGAAGCAGGAAATACTATGAAACACTCATTGCATTTCCTGCTCCTGCTTGTTCTACTCATTGTCCTAAATATGCGTTACCGTACCAACAATTTCTCCTTCTGCAAAATCTGCCTCTATCATTCCGCCGCTTCCAGCATATTTTCAATAAAAATCCCATACCCTCGTGTCGGATCATTAACCAAAACGTGCGTTACCGCACCAACAATTTTTCCATTCTGCAAAATCGGGCTGCCGCTCATTCCCTGAATGATACCTCCTGTAACAGAGAGTAATTTTTCATCTGTTATCTGTATCATAAACCCTTTATTCACTTCTCTGGAATTCAAATTCACTTCTGTGACAGCTATTTCGTATTCCTGAATCTCATCCTCAACCATACACCGGATTACAGCCGGTCCTGTTCTAACTTCTTCTTTTGCCGCTGCCGGCATCGGTGTCAGATTTTTAAACAGTTCATCTGCATTACTCAGCGTTCCATAAATCCCCTCTTCAGTATTTTTTTCAATGGTCCCGAGACGGTTATATTTATTATAAACAATTACCCCTTCTATCCATCCCGGTTCGCCATGTTCGCCCTTTTTTATTTTACGGATAGATGTACCATACAGTGTTCCTTTTGATATATGAAATAGTCCATTGGTATCGGAATCGTGAATTCCATGACCAAGCGCCCCAAATTTCCCATCTCCGGTAAGAAATGTAATGGTTCCCAATCCCTGTGTATTATCTCGTACCCAGATTCCCAGTTTATATTCTTTCGGTGCTGAACATACCGGCTTCATTTTTACATCAATTTTTTCTCCATTTCTTGTTAGATGCAATATTACTTCTTCTCCGGTCATATCTTTTACACAGTCAAGCAGTTCCCGCTTATTTTTGATTTCTCTGTCATCCACACCGGTAATATAATCTCCTGATTTTACGATATTGGCAGCCGGCTCCTTTTCTTCTCCGTCTGCAGAAGCAACTTTATCAGTTCCAAGTACAAGTACTCCTTCTGTCTCCATATAAAGTCCCACCGGCATCCCTCCCGGGATAATCGTATTCTGAGAGATTGCCTGGGCGCTTACTTCCTGTCGTATACGGTTTTCTTCCGCTTCTGACAAATATACGCTTCCAAAACACAATCCTGCAGCGATAAGCAACCCTAAAAATATCTTTCTGCTCCTTCGCATCTTTTCCCACACCCTTTCTGCACTTGTCAATTACAGAATATTTTCTTTTGCTCCTTCAACTTTTTATGAGGCAAAAAGAAAAACAGGCATCTTCTGATACCTGTCTTAGTATGTGGAGATTTCTCGCATTCCACTCCTGTATTATTTTGTACGATTTGCCAATTCTTTCATTTCACGGGCATTTTCAAGTACTGCCGCCGTAATTTCTGCTCCTCCAAGAATTCTGGCAAGTTCTTCCACCGACTGCTCTTCATTCAGTAATTGAATATCGGTTGTCGTTGTCTGATCTTCTACTGTTTTTTCAATCAGAAAATGCGCGTCTGCCATCGCCGCTATCTGTGCCAGATGTGTAATACAGATTACCTGGTGCTTTTTCCCGATATATGACATCTTCTCAGACACCTTCTGCGCTGTTCTTCCACTGATTCCCACATCAATTTCATCAAAAATCAATGTTTCAACCTCATCCTTATCTGCCATAACCGTCTTAATGGCAAGCATAATTCTGGACAATTCTCCACCGGAAGCGATTTCTGCCAGCGGGCGAACCGGAAGTCCCGGATTCATGGAAATCATAAATTCTACATCATCAATACCACTTGGGGTAAACTCTGAAAACTTCTGGAAAACCATTTCAAA
This genomic window contains:
- the spoIVB gene encoding SpoIVB peptidase, yielding MRRSRKIFLGLLIAAGLCFGSVYLSEAEENRIRQEVSAQAISQNTIIPGGMPVGLYMETEGVLVLGTDKVASADGEEKEPAANIVKSGDYITGVDDREIKNKRELLDCVKDMTGEEVILHLTRNGEKIDVKMKPVCSAPKEYKLGIWVRDNTQGLGTITFLTGDGKFGALGHGIHDSDTNGLFHISKGTLYGTSIRKIKKGEHGEPGWIEGVIVYNKYNRLGTIEKNTEEGIYGTLSNADELFKNLTPMPAAAKEEVRTGPAVIRCMVEDEIQEYEIAVTEVNLNSREVNKGFMIQITDEKLLSVTGGIIQGMSGSPILQNGKIVGAVTHVLVNDPTRGYGIFIENMLEAAE